TGCACAAACACCTGTGAAGCTGCTTAACTCGTTTGATTCACACCAGCCTTGAGCAAAAGAAACTAACTAGTCTTATCTGAAAGCACTCTTACCAGCTGAAGATGTTCCTGCTGAAACTGATCCCCCATTTCACGCAATTTACGCCCGATCTGAACTTCCACGCTAATTCCCACGTCGTGTTCATCTTCCTTTTCTTCTGGTCTCCCTTGGTCCTCTACTGCGTTTTGTGTGCCGTCCGGGACGGGTTCGAACAGTGCGGGGAAGTGTGAACGAAATCCAGCATTTCCTTCAggataaaaacaatatttttgttttgaataatactaattactattaatataatatttttaaaaattagggattaaatttttttttttatttattctgaatttatatatatatatatatatatatataatttttatatttatctattttatctaatatttaatctAATATATACCACaatatattcagaatttttttttttaattccatatTGTGATACATATATATGACTGTATGATGCATATTGTGTTTCCGTACCATGAAAAAGTGCTCTTGGTCCTCCAGGGGCCCCAGGGGCCATAGTAAGTGACGCAAGGCCCCCAGTTCCACAGTGAGCCCCAAATGGAGTCCTGGCATCCACAGCTCCGCAGGGAGATGATGTATTTCTCTCTAAACCCTGGAATGGTGCCATATCTCCGTCTCTCGCTGAATTCAGCACAGAGCTGGCAGTCTGCGTCGATCTGTCTTCAAAGCGTCCGTGTCTGTTAGCCGTTTGTCCCAGCTCTCCACGTGGGCTGTCTCTGTTCTCTGAGCTCTTGTTTCTTAGCGGTGTTTCACAGCAGCGAGGAAGCTGTTCGTCCTCCTCATCATCCATCGGCGGAGTCAGCAAAACCGCCCTGAAATATACCACTGTATGAGAATTTGCATGCTTTTCATTCATGCTGTATTACATCACgtcaaaaaagtattatttctaaTGGGGTTGTTTTGCACCAGGTGACCTAATACAATGGAGAAATTGTTAATGTACTACAACGTAAACAACATCAAACATTcgattgtattatttattttttgggtaaCTATTACCAAATGTCCCAAAATTTGATTGGAAGCACAGTTTTGGACATAAACAACGTACGACATGGGCTGATTTATTTTTCAACCCCAAATTATGCACAATTACATGATTGGCTGACTTTTAACATTGCATTCAGCATCGTTTTCCATTGTTCTCCGCGACTCTCCAGTTCACATCAGTGTACTTTAGGAACACTTGACTTGAGACAAACCCTGAATCTCATTGAGATCTCACCCACATTTACCAAAACAAATAACCATGGCTGATCTagatttggttttatttgatttaacaaTGAATAGTTAAGATCTGATAGTATAGTTCAGCTCATAAAGTGCAAATTCTGGCATCAAAGTGCAGCAGAGAGATGACTAAGATAGGCTGGTCACAAACAAAACCGCCAAAACGTCAAATGGCAACATTTCAAAGGAGCCTCACACAAACGAGAGGAAGTTTCAGGCCTGCGCTCAAGGGTTCCGTCTGCCGCCGTTTCCCAGAAAACAGTACAGTCAAATCTGCACCATCATAACAAACAAATCCGTTTATGAAGTGTTCATGAA
This is a stretch of genomic DNA from Labeo rohita strain BAU-BD-2019 chromosome 20, IGBB_LRoh.1.0, whole genome shotgun sequence. It encodes these proteins:
- the bmf2 gene encoding BCL2 modifying factor 2 — its product is MDDEEDEQLPRCCETPLRNKSSENRDSPRGELGQTANRHGRFEDRSTQTASSVLNSARDGDMAPFQGLERNTSSPCGAVDARTPFGAHCGTGGLASLTMAPGAPGGPRALFHGNAGFRSHFPALFEPVPDGTQNAVEDQGRPEEKEDEHDVGISVEVQIGRKLREMGDQFQQEHLQLFTERGQMGLFQLVTTLYNFLFPQERPQNARAQR